The Candidatus Thermoplasmatota archaeon genome segment TAATATAACCAATACACTTATGGACATTCTTGATGAAAGATTCAAGGATAAATATGTTATTAAACCACATCCACGAGAGCATACACTCTACGGAAGAATGGCTCATTCAGACCATGTTATTTCCCCATATATCCTTGCAGAAACACTCATGAATCATGATTGGAAATACATCATTGGATACTATACTGAGGCGTTATTTGCTGCTAAACGAACTACAAAAGCAACGGTCATTTCATTACTTCATCTCTGGACTTGGACCAATCCAGTTTTAAAGGAATATTGGCAGAAAGAATTTGAACAGAATAACATCATTATGCCACGAACGGTTGAGGAGCTCAAAGAAATTTTGAAGGGGTGACGATGGCTCAAAATCTCGAAGAAATAATCGGTATGAAAATATCGATTCCAAAACATTTTGCAAAGGTAGCAAACACCGCAAACATGATACTTGACTACCGATTTAACAAAAAACTTGAAAAATTGAACAGCACGCTTTCATCGTTACATAATATCCATAAAGGAAAACGAGGATTCTTAATAGGATCTGGCCCATCTCTAAATAAAACGAATCTAGCATTACTTCAAAACGAACACGTTATCGGCGTCAATACGTTATATCGAGGGTTGAATCGATTCAAGCTTTCACCAGAATATTGGGTTGTAGCAGATGGCAAATTATTTCAGGAGAATTACAAAGAGCTTTTTGCTTTGAAAAATGTACAGATGTTTCTAACTGAAAATGCGGCTCGAAAATATCTAACAAAGTATCATTTTTACCATCTCTATGAGACAACACAGCCATATGTACTCCGGAATCTTGGTTCTATGAATGTCTACAATACCTTTAGCACAGATATTACGAAAGGTATCTACAGCGGTGGCTCCTCAGTAATTAACGCATTACAAATAGCGTTCTTTTTAGGATTTCAGGAAATGTATTTAGTAGGATGTGATTGTGGAATAACTGATAATCAGTACCGTTTTGAAGATACGCCGGTAGAAAACCGTATTGGTAAAGGAATACGTGGAGAATGGCAGTATCTTTTTGATGCGTATAAAGTATGTAAAAAAGCATATGAGGATCATGGGAGAAAAATTTTTAATGCAACTGTGGGCGGATATTTGGAAGTTTTTGAACGAAAAAAAATAGAAGACGTTGTTCTTTAATAATAAATAATGTATTACAAGGCAAAACAAAGAAGGATATCAAAATAGTACATGGTGAACGTATGAGACAAAAAAATAAGATAGTTATTATGATTCCGGCTCGATTGGGAAGCCAGCGAATTTTATTAAAAGCATTACAACCAGTCCATAATCGTTTCCTTACCTGCTATATCATCGATGTTTGTAAAGAGGTTGTCTCCGATTGGAAGAATATCTATCTGAACGCCTCTGAATCAGTTTTTGAATCTATAGCAAAACAAGAGAAAATAAATTATTATAAACGACCCGATCACCTCTCCTCATCATCTGTGACGAACAATGAGTATATTTATGACTTCTTGAAAAACATACCATGTGATTATGTCATTCAAGCGAATCTTACTTCACCATTCTTAACGAAAAAAGACATCAGTGGATTTATAAAAAAGTTGACGACAGAGCAGTATGACCTTCTTTTTTCAGTAAAGGAAATACGCTCCGAAGCGCTCTATGATAACAAACCGCTTACATTTTCATATGGTGGTTCAAAACAGAATTCACAGAATATCAAACCACTGCATATCATATGTTGGGGTTTGACTGGTATACGATCTAAGACGTTTATAAAAAATTACGAACAGGATGGCAAAGCAATATTTGGCCACAAAGGAGATAAAATTGGTTATTATCTACTATCAGGCCTTTCAACAATTGACATTGATTATCCTGATGATTTAGAGTTAACACGGTTGCTTATGAAGGAAAAAAAACAATGAAGGTATTATTTATTTATCCAAATCTAATGCTTCAAGCAACAATACCTAATAGTATCGCAATTTTATCAGCATGTCTGAAAAAAGAAGGGCACATAGTTAAATTGTTTGATACCACCTATTATAAGACTGAAGAGATATCAAATGAGGAAAAACGGATACAACGATTTCAGATTAAACCGTTTGAGATAAAAAAGTTAATTGAAACTCCTGTTGAAGATGATTTGATAAAAACCGTTGAGCTGTACAAACCTGAGCTCATCGCGATTACTTTTGTTGATAATACCTTACAACTTGGGATGAAATTACTACGTAAAATTCGGCATACAAACATTCCGGTGATTGCTGGTGGTGTGACTGCAATTTTACGACCTGAAGAACTTGCAAATAAAGAAGAAATTGATTATGTATGTTATGGAGAAGGAGAAAACGCAATTGTAAAAATCATTGAGTACCTCGAAGGAAAAATTCCAATTCAGGATGTCCCAAATATCTGTTATCGAAGCACAAAGGGGAAAAAAACTACCATAATGTACAATAAACCAGATGATCTTGTCGACATCAACATAATACCTTTTGAAGATTATACAATTTTTGATCAAGAGCGGCTGATGCGGCCGATGTCAGGAAAAATTATCAAAACTGTAACGATTAATATGGATCGAGGCTGTCCGTATTCATGTACGTATTGTTGTGCTCCATCGCTGCGGAAACATTACGGTAAAGGATATTACCGACGCAAAACAATAGAAAGAATACAAGCTGAATTAGAGTATCAAATCAAGCTACATCAACCAAAGTATATTTACTTCAATTCTGAAACATTTCTTGCGGTATCTGACGAAGAATTCAAACGATTTGCAGAAATGTATAAAAACTATCAAATTCCTTTTTGGTGTCAAACACATATTAAAACAATAACAGATGTTAAAATAAGATTATTAAAAGAGATAGGATGCGATAAGATCGGAATTGGCATTGAATCGGGAAATGAAAACTATCGAAAAAACCGGCTTAAAAAAACATTTACAAATAACGAGGCAATTGAAGCGTTTAAAATTTTAAAAAAATATAATGTAGAGGTCGGTGTTAACAATATTATTGGATTACCTGAAGAAAACCGTAAATTAATTTTTGACACAATCCGATTAAACCGAAGATTAAATAAGATTTTACACGGTAGAATGTCAACGAGTGGTTTTATATTTCAACCATATAAGGGAACAGAGCTATACACCTATTGTATTAACAACAAATATCTGTCTCCCGACCAAGAACCTGATACGTTGATTGGCGATCCTGTAATCGAAAATCCGTATCTCTCAAAACAAGAATTATCAGGTTTATTGAGAACATTTTCATTGTATGTTAAAATGCCGATATGGTACTATCCATTAATTCGTATTGCAGAAAAAAACGATACCATGTTAGCATTTGTAGGAAAAATTTTTTGGAAAAAATATGCAGGTTAAATTGATCATCATAAGACACCGACAACGGTACAGGGAGAACTATCTAGATTAGCGATGAATAAAGGACAAACGAAGACCTGCCGTAACCTTGTTAATTTTTTACTTGATAGGTCCATGTCTTCGAGTAATAAAATCGGATTACTTGCATAATCTTTATCCTGAAGAAAAATAGTATGCGCCTTTCGCCCTGATTCACGATGGATGAAACTTGATATCGAAATCGAATCAATACCAACACATTTAATGTTTGGATATTCAGTACGAAGATAATGTGCAATCTCGGGAGAGATTCCAGGGTTTTTTAATCGATACACAGCTTCATTTCTATATTTCCAAAAACCAGTTCGAAATATGATCATATCACATGAGCTCAACGAAGACGAATACGACAGTAGTTCATCAACCATTACTAATTCTCCAGGATTTTTTGGTATATCTAGAACTATCGGATGAGAAAAAATGAATTCTTCTATAGTATAGTCAGTGATTTTTTTACCAGTATCTATGAAATGATATGGTGCATCAATATGTGTTCCGAGATGGTTATGGATATGGATGAGTGATGTATTACAGGAATTTCCTTGGGTGATCTGTTGGTATGGTTCAATTTGAAGTGGTGGGGTATTTCCATAACTGGGAGTAGCCGTGTTTATTGGATATGACAGTAAGATATATCGAGACATAGTCACCAGAGCTCTCATATTATTTTTCTTTAATA includes the following:
- a CDS encoding 6-hydroxymethylpterin diphosphokinase MptE-like protein, which codes for MAQNLEEIIGMKISIPKHFAKVANTANMILDYRFNKKLEKLNSTLSSLHNIHKGKRGFLIGSGPSLNKTNLALLQNEHVIGVNTLYRGLNRFKLSPEYWVVADGKLFQENYKELFALKNVQMFLTENAARKYLTKYHFYHLYETTQPYVLRNLGSMNVYNTFSTDITKGIYSGGSSVINALQIAFFLGFQEMYLVGCDCGITDNQYRFEDTPVENRIGKGIRGEWQYLFDAYKVCKKAYEDHGRKIFNATVGGYLEVFERKKIEDVVL
- a CDS encoding radical SAM protein; this encodes MKVLFIYPNLMLQATIPNSIAILSACLKKEGHIVKLFDTTYYKTEEISNEEKRIQRFQIKPFEIKKLIETPVEDDLIKTVELYKPELIAITFVDNTLQLGMKLLRKIRHTNIPVIAGGVTAILRPEELANKEEIDYVCYGEGENAIVKIIEYLEGKIPIQDVPNICYRSTKGKKTTIMYNKPDDLVDINIIPFEDYTIFDQERLMRPMSGKIIKTVTINMDRGCPYSCTYCCAPSLRKHYGKGYYRRKTIERIQAELEYQIKLHQPKYIYFNSETFLAVSDEEFKRFAEMYKNYQIPFWCQTHIKTITDVKIRLLKEIGCDKIGIGIESGNENYRKNRLKKTFTNNEAIEAFKILKKYNVEVGVNNIIGLPEENRKLIFDTIRLNRRLNKILHGRMSTSGFIFQPYKGTELYTYCINNKYLSPDQEPDTLIGDPVIENPYLSKQELSGLLRTFSLYVKMPIWYYPLIRIAEKNDTMLAFVGKIFWKKYAG
- a CDS encoding cyclase family protein, which produces MSRYILLSYPINTATPSYGNTPPLQIEPYQQITQGNSCNTSLIHIHNHLGTHIDAPYHFIDTGKKITDYTIEEFIFSHPIVLDIPKNPGELVMVDELLSYSSSLSSCDMIIFRTGFWKYRNEAVYRLKNPGISPEIAHYLRTEYPNIKCVGIDSISISSFIHRESGRKAHTIFLQDKDYASNPILLLEDMDLSSKKLTRLRQVFVCPLFIANLDSSPCTVVGVL